A stretch of Nonomuraea africana DNA encodes these proteins:
- the dapE gene encoding succinyl-diaminopimelate desuccinylase yields the protein MLDLTQDVGALTAAIVDIESVSGNEKALADAVEQALRALPHLAIDRSGETVVARTFRGHAERVLIAGHLDTVPVAGNLPSRIDGDLLYGCGTSDMKAGVAVALKLAALVPEPNRDVTYVFYDCEEVEAERNGLTRVSRDHPDWLAADFAVLMEPTDGVIEGGCQGTIRAEITTRGKRAHSARSWLGVNAIHAIEGVLTRLNAYEARRPVVDGLAYHEGLNAVAVRGGVAGNVIPDEAVVTVNYRFAPDLSLAQAEQHVREVFAGFEVAITDGAPAARPGLTHPVAAAFVAAVGGTPRAKLGWTDVARFSALGVPAVNYGPGDPNLAHQQGEYASLTKIAESEIGMLNWLTSGPTPAT from the coding sequence ATGCTGGACTTGACGCAGGACGTGGGCGCGCTGACCGCCGCCATCGTGGACATCGAATCGGTCAGCGGCAACGAGAAGGCCCTGGCCGACGCGGTGGAGCAGGCGCTCAGGGCGCTTCCGCACCTCGCCATCGACCGCTCGGGCGAGACCGTCGTCGCACGGACCTTCCGGGGCCACGCCGAGCGGGTGCTGATCGCCGGTCATCTCGACACCGTTCCCGTGGCAGGCAACCTCCCCAGCCGGATCGACGGCGACCTCCTCTACGGCTGCGGCACGTCCGACATGAAGGCAGGCGTCGCGGTCGCGCTCAAGCTCGCCGCGCTCGTCCCTGAGCCCAACCGCGACGTCACCTACGTCTTCTACGACTGCGAGGAGGTCGAGGCCGAGCGCAACGGCCTGACCAGGGTGAGCCGCGACCATCCCGACTGGCTGGCCGCCGACTTCGCGGTTCTCATGGAGCCCACGGACGGCGTGATCGAGGGCGGCTGCCAGGGCACGATCCGCGCGGAGATCACCACAAGGGGCAAGCGCGCCCACAGCGCCAGGTCCTGGCTCGGCGTCAACGCGATCCACGCCATCGAGGGCGTGCTGACCAGGCTCAACGCGTATGAGGCCAGGCGACCCGTGGTCGACGGGCTGGCGTATCACGAGGGGCTCAACGCGGTGGCGGTGCGCGGCGGGGTCGCGGGGAACGTGATCCCCGACGAGGCCGTGGTCACGGTCAACTACCGCTTCGCGCCCGATCTGTCACTCGCGCAGGCCGAGCAGCACGTGCGGGAGGTCTTCGCCGGGTTCGAGGTCGCCATCACCGACGGCGCGCCCGCCGCGCGGCCGGGGCTGACGCATCCGGTGGCCGCGGCCTTCGTGGCCGCGGTGGGCGGGACGCCACGGGCCAAGCTGGGCTGGACCGACGTGGCTCGCTTCTCCGCGCTGGGGGTTCCGGCGGTGAACTACGGGCCCGGGGATCCGAACCTGGCTCATCAGCAGGGGGAGTACGCGTCGCTGACGAAGATCGCGGAAAGCGAGATCGGCATGCTCAACTGGCTCACATCAGGCCCCACACCGGCAACCTGA
- a CDS encoding DNA-3-methyladenine glycosylase I, which translates to MNEVIRCEWTGMSAPLYIAYHDEEWGRPVRGNDKVFERVSLEAFQSGLSWLTILRKRDNFRKAFDDFSIPKVAAYTEQDVDRLLADEGIVRNRAKIEATIANARAALEVPGGLSELVWRHADPDSPVPKSMADVPAITPGSKALAKELKSYGFRFVGPTTAYALMQAIGLVNDHIADCVVRIPTGH; encoded by the coding sequence GTGAACGAGGTGATCCGTTGCGAGTGGACGGGCATGAGCGCTCCGCTCTACATCGCCTACCACGACGAAGAGTGGGGGCGTCCGGTTCGCGGGAATGACAAGGTCTTCGAACGGGTGAGCCTGGAGGCGTTCCAGTCGGGCTTGTCCTGGCTGACGATCCTGCGCAAGCGGGACAACTTCCGTAAGGCGTTCGACGACTTCTCCATTCCCAAGGTCGCGGCCTACACCGAGCAGGACGTCGACCGGCTCCTCGCCGACGAGGGCATCGTCCGTAACCGGGCCAAGATCGAGGCGACGATCGCCAACGCGCGCGCTGCCCTCGAGGTGCCCGGGGGGCTGTCGGAGTTGGTCTGGCGGCATGCCGATCCCGACTCTCCGGTGCCGAAGTCGATGGCCGATGTCCCGGCGATCACGCCGGGGTCGAAGGCGCTGGCCAAGGAGCTGAAGTCGTACGGCTTCCGCTTCGTGGGCCCGACGACGGCTTATGCGCTCATGCAGGCCATCGGGCTGGTGAACGACCACATCGCGGACTGCGTCGTCCGGATTCCAACCGGCCACTGA
- a CDS encoding DUF2264 domain-containing protein yields MTPPYLSLPPTDRLLSPRTGWTRAHWETLTDHLLDSVVPYASPGFAQYRLPGRASWSGVALDGLEGFARTFLAAAFRIAGARGRVRPALIERYATGLANGTDPSSGEAWPELTDCSQQMVEAASIAVGLHESRPWLWDRLSSEVRERVVAWLSGFVGKRTWDNNWMLFQTVSEEFVKSVGGPYDQHEIDRGLERIEEWYVGDGWYTDGGTRNFDYYGGWALHLYPLLWTRMSGDDERAKLYRARLTEFLTGYQHFFGSDGAPLHQGRSLCYRFASLAPIWMGALADATPLAPGQTRKLASSVARHFAERGVPDQRGLLSQGWYDTFLPTTQAYSGPASPYWASKGLLGLLLPPEHPVWTAREQMLPIDEGDLTVALPTAGLLLHGTRHDGIVRLVNHGSDHGAPPDDPHYAKLAYSTRTAPESAEHAWARNVDNHLALLSPDGVPSARGAIHPLECSGRTASSYTETPQGDRVTTTSLVRGPWEIRIHQITSASHPSPPSTPASPPPAVEHTVPTSPTDTPTPPHTDANPQRSTDDDPQGSSEAAPTTTTLALSSRHTGETATQVLGVTVREGGYAVSDVTPPAAITGPGWALARRTDGLTSAIVGLYGWHRASISRDVESNAFGPHSAVPCLHADTPGVHVSLVVLSGDTVHPSALRDAITVEVSPESIRIAFPDGDHHTHPLPNHPGLS; encoded by the coding sequence ATGACCCCTCCTTACCTGTCCCTGCCGCCCACCGACCGGCTGCTCTCGCCGCGCACCGGCTGGACCCGCGCCCATTGGGAGACGCTGACCGACCACCTGCTCGACTCGGTCGTGCCGTACGCGTCGCCCGGGTTCGCCCAGTACCGGCTGCCGGGACGAGCGAGCTGGTCAGGCGTGGCTCTCGACGGTTTGGAGGGGTTCGCCCGCACGTTCCTCGCCGCCGCGTTCCGCATCGCGGGCGCGCGCGGCCGGGTCCGTCCCGCGCTGATCGAGCGCTACGCCACCGGCCTGGCCAACGGCACCGACCCGTCCAGCGGCGAGGCCTGGCCCGAGCTGACCGACTGCTCGCAGCAGATGGTCGAGGCCGCCTCGATCGCGGTCGGCCTGCACGAGTCGCGGCCCTGGCTCTGGGACCGGCTCTCCTCCGAGGTGAGGGAGCGGGTGGTCGCCTGGCTGAGCGGGTTCGTCGGGAAACGCACCTGGGACAACAACTGGATGCTGTTCCAGACCGTGAGCGAGGAGTTCGTGAAGTCGGTCGGCGGGCCGTACGACCAGCACGAGATCGACAGGGGCCTGGAGCGCATCGAGGAGTGGTACGTCGGCGACGGCTGGTACACCGACGGCGGCACGCGCAACTTCGACTACTACGGCGGCTGGGCCCTCCACCTGTATCCCCTGCTGTGGACCCGTATGTCCGGCGACGACGAGCGCGCCAAGCTCTACCGCGCCCGCCTGACCGAGTTCCTCACGGGCTACCAGCATTTCTTCGGCTCAGACGGCGCGCCACTCCACCAGGGCCGCTCACTCTGCTACCGCTTCGCCTCGCTCGCCCCCATCTGGATGGGCGCCCTCGCCGACGCCACCCCGCTCGCCCCGGGGCAGACCAGGAAGCTCGCCTCGTCGGTCGCGCGCCACTTCGCCGAACGCGGCGTCCCCGACCAGCGCGGGCTGCTCTCCCAGGGCTGGTACGACACGTTTCTCCCGACCACGCAGGCGTATTCGGGGCCCGCCTCGCCGTACTGGGCGTCCAAGGGCCTGCTCGGCCTGCTGCTCCCGCCCGAGCACCCGGTGTGGACGGCCCGCGAGCAGATGCTCCCCATCGACGAGGGCGATCTCACCGTCGCGCTCCCCACCGCGGGCCTGCTCCTGCACGGAACCCGTCACGACGGCATCGTCCGCCTGGTCAACCACGGCAGCGACCACGGCGCTCCGCCCGACGATCCGCACTACGCCAAGCTCGCCTACTCCACCCGCACCGCGCCCGAGTCCGCCGAACACGCCTGGGCCAGGAACGTCGACAACCACCTCGCCCTCCTGTCCCCTGACGGCGTCCCGTCCGCACGTGGCGCGATCCACCCGCTGGAGTGCTCCGGCCGGACCGCCTCCTCCTACACGGAAACTCCTCAGGGAGACCGCGTCACCACCACCTCACTCGTCCGAGGCCCCTGGGAGATCCGCATCCACCAGATCACCTCCGCCTCCCATCCCTCCCCACCATCGACTCCTGCGAGCCCGCCCCCCGCCGTGGAACACACCGTGCCGACATCACCCACGGATACCCCCACACCACCTCATACGGACGCCAACCCACAGCGCTCAACGGACGACGACCCACAGGGCTCATCCGAAGCCGCCCCAACAACGACGACCCTCGCCCTGAGCTCACGTCATACAGGTGAGACGGCCACCCAAGTTCTGGGGGTGACAGTGCGAGAGGGCGGCTACGCCGTCTCCGACGTCACCCCGCCCGCCGCCATCACCGGGCCCGGGTGGGCGCTGGCCCGCCGTACGGACGGGCTCACCTCAGCCATCGTCGGCCTGTACGGCTGGCACCGGGCAAGCATCTCCCGCGACGTGGAGTCGAACGCCTTCGGACCCCACTCAGCGGTGCCCTGCCTGCACGCCGACACGCCTGGAGTCCATGTCTCACTCGTGGTGTTGTCAGGTGACACCGTCCACCCATCGGCTCTACGCGACGCCATCACGGTAGAGGTATCACCCGAGTCGATCAGGATCGCCTTCCCCGACGGCGACCACCACACCCATCCCCTACCCAACCACCCAGGTCTCTCATAG
- a CDS encoding LacI family DNA-binding transcriptional regulator: protein MSSATIADVARRAGVSSATVSRVINRNYPVATSTRERVEAAIAELGYVANAHARALAGATNRTVGIIINDVVDPFYAYIARGVEREATVHGRLCMVCCTQGRHEQELAFIDLLHEQRADAVILVGGAHEDRAYAAEVSRRARALHTAGSTLVLCGRPSLGDDVPTKVVEYDNEGGAFAITDYLITQGHRRILFLGGPATLSTTIARLAGHRRALEMRGLPQTKELVHTGSFTRRFGYDKVRALLSEGLGFTAIFAANDTIAAGVMQALELAGVSVPGELSVVGYDDVPVAQELRPQLTTVRIPLEEMGRQAVRLALGVAGESDYLAPVQTTTRVGTSIVVRGSVAPPR from the coding sequence ATGAGCTCGGCGACCATCGCCGACGTCGCCAGGCGGGCCGGCGTCTCCAGCGCCACCGTCTCCAGAGTGATCAACCGCAACTACCCCGTCGCGACGTCCACGAGAGAACGCGTGGAGGCGGCCATCGCCGAGCTGGGTTACGTCGCCAACGCCCACGCCAGGGCGCTGGCGGGCGCCACCAACAGGACCGTCGGCATCATCATCAACGACGTGGTGGACCCGTTCTACGCCTACATCGCGAGGGGCGTCGAGCGCGAGGCGACCGTACACGGACGGCTGTGCATGGTGTGCTGCACGCAGGGCCGCCACGAGCAGGAGCTGGCGTTCATCGACCTGCTGCACGAGCAGCGCGCCGACGCGGTGATCCTGGTCGGCGGGGCGCACGAGGACCGCGCCTACGCGGCCGAGGTGAGCCGCAGGGCCCGCGCCCTGCACACCGCGGGCTCGACGCTGGTGCTGTGCGGGCGGCCGTCGCTCGGCGACGACGTGCCGACCAAGGTCGTCGAGTACGACAACGAGGGCGGCGCCTTCGCGATCACCGACTACCTGATCACGCAGGGGCACCGCAGGATCCTGTTCCTGGGCGGGCCCGCCACGCTGTCCACGACCATCGCCCGCCTGGCGGGGCACCGGCGAGCGCTGGAGATGCGGGGGCTCCCGCAGACCAAGGAGCTGGTGCACACCGGGTCCTTCACCCGCAGGTTCGGCTACGACAAGGTCAGGGCCCTGCTGTCCGAAGGGCTCGGCTTCACCGCGATCTTCGCGGCCAACGACACCATCGCCGCCGGTGTCATGCAGGCGCTGGAGCTGGCGGGCGTGTCGGTGCCCGGGGAGCTCTCCGTGGTCGGCTACGACGACGTGCCGGTGGCGCAGGAGCTGCGCCCCCAGCTGACCACCGTGCGGATCCCGCTGGAGGAGATGGGACGGCAGGCCGTACGGCTGGCGCTGGGCGTGGCGGGCGAGAGCGACTACCTCGCACCCGTGCAGACCACGACGCGCGTGGGCACCAGCATCGTCGTCCGCGGCTCGGTCGCGCCTCCTCGGTAG
- a CDS encoding hydroxyacid dehydrogenase yields the protein MEVRLRPRTVLAMAPGVREEVFAKGALDRLAELADLHDDVLHDLSADSALPVLAEAEVLVTGWGCPPLGARLLERAPNLRFIAHAAGTVKTFLDPAVLRQGVRVSSAADANAVPVAEFTYAAIVFGAKRAFTMAHRYRTYGTKRDFTGIPWLGARRITVGVVGLSRIGRRVVELLRGLEAEVLVYDPYADPEEISRLGGALVDLDTLVRRSHVVSLHAPSTPETYRILDRARLARLMDGAVVINTARGTLIDTEALLEEVTSGRLDAILDVSDPEPLPSGHPLFELPNVFLTPHLAGAQGNELGRLADSTVEEVARYCVGLPLLHEIQLDALDRMA from the coding sequence ATGGAGGTGCGGCTCAGACCGCGTACCGTCCTGGCGATGGCGCCGGGCGTGCGCGAGGAGGTCTTCGCCAAGGGCGCCCTCGACCGGCTCGCCGAGCTGGCCGACCTTCACGACGACGTCCTGCACGACCTGTCCGCCGACTCCGCCCTCCCGGTGCTCGCCGAGGCGGAGGTGCTGGTCACCGGGTGGGGATGCCCCCCGCTGGGCGCCCGGCTCCTGGAGCGGGCGCCCAACCTGCGCTTCATCGCCCACGCGGCGGGGACGGTGAAGACCTTCCTCGACCCCGCGGTGCTGAGGCAGGGTGTCAGGGTGTCGAGCGCGGCCGACGCCAACGCCGTCCCCGTGGCCGAGTTCACCTACGCGGCCATCGTCTTCGGCGCCAAGCGCGCCTTCACGATGGCGCACCGCTACCGGACGTACGGCACCAAACGCGACTTCACTGGCATCCCTTGGCTGGGCGCGCGCCGCATCACGGTCGGCGTGGTCGGGCTGTCGCGGATCGGGCGGCGGGTCGTCGAGCTGCTCCGCGGGCTCGAGGCCGAGGTCCTGGTCTACGACCCGTACGCCGACCCCGAGGAGATCTCCAGGCTGGGCGGCGCCCTGGTGGATCTCGACACGCTGGTGCGCCGCTCGCACGTGGTGAGCCTGCACGCGCCCAGCACCCCCGAGACCTACCGGATACTGGACCGCGCGCGGCTGGCCAGGCTCATGGACGGCGCGGTGGTGATCAACACCGCCAGGGGCACGCTCATCGACACCGAGGCCCTGCTGGAGGAGGTCACGAGCGGGCGACTTGACGCGATACTTGATGTCAGCGATCCCGAGCCGCTGCCGTCGGGACACCCGCTGTTCGAGCTGCCCAACGTCTTCCTCACCCCCCATCTGGCGGGCGCGCAGGGCAACGAGCTGGGCAGGCTGGCCGACTCCACGGTCGAGGAGGTGGCCAGGTACTGCGTGGGGCTGCCGCTGCTGCACGAGATCCAGCTCGACGCGCTCGACCGAATGGCATGA
- a CDS encoding M60 family metallopeptidase, producing the protein MTHTPLSRRGFLGAATAGAVLLGAGPALATTSALDARRTVVLRARPSAESERLRLQQALGTTNFHPTGLHLPAATPLTVQVDAPDGLLPTLHVGAPDTHPDVIYKNPRACPLSAGVNTVTDPGGGMVYLSLIGEGQKAKVKFLGGAVPVPTFVLGETTESDFQSQLDTLTAAPQVELLSPYGIVTVTRDGMLAWREEDHGGLLTVLETIISSHAAISGLTDRERSPLPFHLVEAPRMPTGAGAYATHGWTAYPRTYLDRLITVEGLRTRGWGVYHELGHQHQQMAYKPTDLTEVTVNIYSLAAQRTLGQPSNLTKPDAKTGLTPYQSALPKLPSSGYVKGFGAFEKLVPFRQLELAFGDDFWPRLHRLVRAERPASDWTETDKRWGYLALYTSRTAGRDLSGFWTRWGAPVTAEYLARVSALGLPTPDTDPSTLAE; encoded by the coding sequence ATGACACACACCCCCCTTTCCCGCCGCGGCTTCCTCGGCGCGGCCACCGCCGGCGCCGTCCTCCTCGGCGCGGGCCCCGCTCTCGCGACCACCTCCGCCCTCGACGCCAGGCGCACCGTGGTGCTCAGGGCCAGGCCGAGCGCCGAGAGCGAGCGGCTGCGGCTCCAGCAGGCGCTCGGAACCACCAACTTCCACCCCACAGGTCTCCACCTGCCCGCCGCGACCCCGCTGACCGTCCAGGTCGACGCGCCGGACGGCCTGCTCCCCACCCTTCACGTGGGCGCTCCCGACACCCACCCCGACGTGATCTACAAGAACCCGCGCGCCTGTCCCCTGAGCGCGGGCGTCAACACGGTCACCGACCCCGGTGGCGGCATGGTGTACCTGTCGCTCATCGGCGAGGGGCAGAAGGCCAAGGTCAAGTTCCTCGGCGGCGCGGTGCCGGTGCCGACCTTCGTGCTGGGCGAGACCACCGAGTCGGACTTCCAGTCGCAGCTCGACACCCTGACCGCCGCGCCGCAGGTCGAGCTGCTGTCGCCGTACGGGATCGTCACAGTGACCAGGGACGGCATGCTGGCCTGGCGCGAGGAGGACCACGGCGGACTGCTCACCGTGCTCGAGACGATCATCTCCTCGCACGCCGCGATCTCCGGACTCACCGACCGCGAGCGGAGCCCGCTGCCGTTCCACCTGGTGGAGGCGCCGCGCATGCCCACGGGCGCGGGCGCGTACGCCACGCACGGCTGGACCGCCTACCCGCGCACCTACCTCGACCGGCTGATCACCGTGGAGGGGCTGCGGACCAGGGGCTGGGGCGTCTACCACGAGCTCGGACACCAACACCAGCAGATGGCCTACAAGCCCACCGACCTCACGGAGGTCACGGTCAACATCTACTCGCTGGCGGCGCAGCGGACGCTCGGCCAGCCCTCGAACCTGACCAAGCCCGACGCGAAGACGGGGCTGACGCCGTACCAGAGCGCGCTGCCGAAGCTGCCCAGCTCGGGATATGTGAAGGGGTTCGGCGCCTTCGAGAAGCTAGTGCCGTTCAGGCAGCTGGAGCTGGCGTTCGGCGATGACTTCTGGCCCCGTCTGCACCGTTTGGTCCGCGCCGAACGGCCCGCGTCGGACTGGACGGAGACGGACAAGAGGTGGGGGTACCTGGCGCTCTACACCTCTCGTACGGCTGGACGGGATCTGAGCGGGTTCTGGACGCGGTGGGGTGCACCGGTGACGGCGGAGTATCTGGCGCGGGTGTCCGCCCTGGGCCTTCCCACGCCCGACACCGACCCCAGCACACTGGCCGAGTAG
- a CDS encoding polysaccharide lyase 8 family protein produces the protein MTEFATLRAKATALLTGAPFDPADPAFAAPLARLDTSAKALREALDLSPNRTSLWPDLPLKGASADISSSHQRIRTLATAWATPGSALHGNSGLATQLLGALDFLYARAYNETKREVGNWWHWEIGSARALTDTCLLMYDVISAEQRAAWIRAVDRFCPNPDRRTNLTNFSETGANRADKALIVALRGIVGDDAAKVALARDGLSDLRDGGRNTLFGYVTSRDGFYADGSFVQHDTVAYTGSYGVVLLQSVSAVLGLLGGSSWEVSDPKRSVILDAVERTFAPWIHDGLMMDSVRGRAVSRGGHRDHDAGRDTVDAILQLATGAPEPYATRFKELAKVWIGRGRFLDRAGIAATARARTLLADTRLTPAPRPVGHHVFADMDRVVHRRESWSFALSLDSKRIAGYECGNGENYRAWYQGDGVTYLYTDLDHYSADYWPTVNSYRLPGTTVDTRHRDPAVSVSGTGTFRPKNAWAGGAVLDGYGVAGLELMAMGSTLTARKSWICLDDAVVCLGTGITSTDGRTIETIVENRGTTGALTVDGVLQQGHEGSSTSSWAHLEGVGGYVFPGGAPLRMLREVRTDSWRAINDGADTGGTPGPVSREYVTLWFDHGANPSGATYAYLLLPHATAEQTAAFSGVEVLANTAEVQAVHAGRGGQGHRLFAATFWAAGSAGEVTASAPCAVLVRRAGDRVSLAVSDPSRTVDTVTLTLGHPAHGVVRADDTVTVQPGKNPTITVKLAGSRGHTHTAELTVGRHREG, from the coding sequence GTGACCGAGTTCGCCACCCTCCGCGCCAAGGCCACCGCCCTCCTGACCGGCGCGCCCTTCGACCCCGCCGACCCCGCGTTCGCCGCCCCCCTCGCGAGGCTCGACACCTCGGCCAAGGCCCTGCGCGAGGCGCTCGACCTGTCGCCCAACCGCACCTCCCTCTGGCCCGACCTCCCCCTCAAGGGCGCCTCCGCCGACATCTCGAGCAGCCACCAGCGAATCCGCACGCTCGCCACCGCCTGGGCCACCCCGGGCTCGGCCCTCCACGGCAACAGCGGCCTCGCCACGCAGCTCCTCGGCGCCCTCGACTTCCTCTACGCCCGCGCCTACAACGAGACCAAACGCGAGGTGGGCAACTGGTGGCACTGGGAGATCGGATCCGCCCGGGCCCTCACGGACACCTGTCTCCTGATGTACGACGTCATCAGCGCGGAGCAACGCGCGGCGTGGATCCGAGCGGTCGACAGGTTCTGCCCCAACCCCGACCGCAGGACCAACCTCACGAACTTCTCCGAGACCGGCGCCAACAGGGCCGACAAGGCGCTGATCGTCGCCCTTCGCGGCATCGTCGGCGACGACGCCGCGAAGGTGGCGCTGGCCCGTGACGGGCTGTCCGACCTGCGTGACGGCGGGCGCAACACCCTCTTCGGCTACGTCACCTCGCGCGACGGCTTCTACGCCGACGGCTCGTTCGTCCAGCACGACACCGTCGCCTACACGGGCTCCTACGGCGTCGTCCTGCTCCAGTCGGTCAGCGCGGTGCTCGGCCTGCTCGGCGGTTCGAGCTGGGAGGTCTCCGACCCGAAGCGGTCGGTGATCCTCGACGCGGTCGAGCGGACGTTCGCGCCGTGGATCCACGACGGCCTCATGATGGACAGCGTCAGGGGCAGGGCGGTGTCGCGCGGCGGCCATCGCGACCACGACGCGGGACGCGACACCGTCGACGCGATCCTCCAGCTGGCGACCGGCGCGCCGGAGCCGTACGCCACCCGGTTCAAGGAGCTGGCCAAGGTCTGGATCGGCAGGGGCAGGTTCCTCGACAGGGCGGGCATCGCGGCGACCGCCAGGGCGCGGACCCTCCTGGCCGACACCCGGCTCACCCCCGCGCCGCGACCAGTGGGGCATCACGTGTTCGCCGACATGGACCGCGTGGTCCACCGGAGGGAGAGCTGGTCCTTCGCTCTCAGCCTCGACTCCAAGCGCATCGCCGGATACGAGTGCGGCAACGGGGAGAACTACCGCGCCTGGTACCAAGGCGACGGCGTCACCTACCTCTACACCGACCTCGACCACTACAGCGCCGACTACTGGCCGACCGTCAACTCCTACCGGCTGCCCGGCACCACGGTCGACACGCGGCACCGCGATCCCGCGGTCTCCGTGAGCGGCACCGGCACCTTCCGCCCGAAGAACGCGTGGGCGGGCGGTGCCGTCCTCGACGGGTACGGCGTGGCGGGGCTCGAGCTCATGGCCATGGGCAGCACGCTCACGGCCAGGAAGAGCTGGATCTGCCTCGACGACGCCGTGGTGTGCCTGGGCACGGGCATCACCAGCACCGACGGCCGCACGATCGAGACCATCGTCGAGAACCGCGGCACCACGGGCGCGCTGACCGTCGACGGCGTCCTCCAGCAGGGCCACGAGGGCTCGTCCACCTCCTCGTGGGCCCATCTCGAAGGGGTGGGCGGCTACGTCTTCCCCGGTGGCGCGCCGCTGCGCATGCTGCGCGAGGTGCGCACCGACTCCTGGAGGGCGATCAACGACGGCGCCGACACCGGCGGCACGCCAGGGCCCGTGTCCAGGGAGTACGTCACGCTCTGGTTCGACCACGGCGCCAACCCCTCGGGCGCCACTTACGCCTACCTCCTGCTTCCCCACGCGACCGCCGAGCAGACCGCGGCCTTCTCCGGCGTCGAGGTGCTCGCCAACACCGCCGAGGTGCAGGCGGTCCACGCGGGCCGGGGCGGCCAGGGGCACCGGCTGTTCGCCGCCACCTTCTGGGCGGCGGGGAGCGCGGGCGAGGTCACCGCGAGCGCTCCCTGCGCCGTGCTCGTACGGCGGGCGGGCGACCGCGTCTCGCTGGCCGTCTCCGACCCGAGCCGTACGGTCGACACTGTCACGCTCACCCTCGGCCATCCGGCCCACGGCGTGGTGCGCGCCGACGACACCGTCACCGTGCAACCGGGTAAGAACCCCACGATCACCGTCAAACTGGCCGGATCGCGCGGCCACACCCACACGGCCGAGCTCACCGTCGGCCGCCACCGAGAAGGTTAG
- a CDS encoding TIGR00730 family Rossman fold protein → MNICVFCASSQKIDPKYVHLATEVGTELARRGHTLVSGGATVSCMGAVTRAARAAGGRTVGVIPQVLVDIEIADTESDELVVTADMRERKGVMDARSDAFLVLPGGIGTLEELFEIWTARVLALHTKPLVILDPWGLYTPLRSLVEHMYDEGFTRANVFDAISWTTSVEEALTVLESPARPLQPSVEELGESTP, encoded by the coding sequence GTGAACATCTGCGTTTTCTGTGCATCTAGTCAGAAGATCGACCCCAAGTACGTGCACCTCGCCACCGAGGTCGGCACCGAACTCGCGCGCAGGGGCCACACCCTGGTGAGCGGAGGGGCGACGGTCTCCTGCATGGGCGCGGTGACCAGAGCAGCGAGAGCCGCCGGCGGTCGCACCGTCGGCGTCATCCCCCAAGTGCTCGTCGACATCGAGATCGCCGACACCGAGTCGGACGAGCTGGTCGTCACCGCCGACATGCGCGAACGCAAGGGTGTCATGGACGCCCGCTCCGACGCGTTCCTGGTGCTCCCCGGGGGCATCGGGACGCTGGAGGAGCTCTTCGAGATCTGGACCGCCAGGGTCCTCGCCCTCCACACCAAGCCGCTGGTGATCCTCGACCCCTGGGGCCTGTACACGCCGCTGCGCTCGCTGGTCGAGCACATGTACGACGAGGGGTTCACGCGGGCGAACGTCTTCGACGCGATCTCCTGGACGACTTCCGTGGAGGAGGCGCTCACGGTCCTGGAGTCCCCGGCTCGGCCGCTGCAGCCGAGTGTGGAGGAACTGGGCGAGTCGACCCCCTGA
- a CDS encoding TIGR00730 family Rossman fold protein, translating to MKRTRPERRQGQAVVRGRLVPESTHDQRLLDRQGPADWVHMDPWRVLRIQAEFVEGFGQLAELPPAVTVFGSARTPVDSPDYQTGVALGRCLAEAGYAVITGGGPGAMEAGNKGASEAGGISVGLGIELPFEQRMNDYVDLGIEFRYFFVRKTMFVKYSCGFITLPGGFGTLDELFEALTLVQTQKVTSFPVVLMGTEYWGGLIDWIKNTLLSSGKISAQDLDLIHVTDSVEEAVGIIIESERRRNEIGEEEKEAVAGHMVEPQ from the coding sequence ATGAAACGGACACGTCCCGAACGTCGTCAGGGCCAAGCGGTCGTCCGCGGCCGCCTGGTTCCCGAATCCACCCACGACCAGCGCCTTCTCGATCGTCAGGGCCCCGCTGACTGGGTGCACATGGACCCGTGGCGGGTGTTGCGCATCCAGGCCGAGTTCGTCGAAGGTTTCGGCCAGCTGGCCGAGTTGCCTCCCGCGGTCACCGTGTTCGGCTCCGCCCGTACCCCCGTGGACTCACCCGACTACCAGACCGGCGTGGCGTTGGGCCGCTGTCTGGCCGAGGCAGGCTACGCCGTGATCACCGGCGGCGGGCCCGGTGCTATGGAGGCGGGCAACAAGGGCGCGTCGGAGGCCGGCGGCATCTCCGTCGGGCTCGGCATCGAGCTGCCCTTCGAGCAGCGCATGAACGACTACGTCGACCTCGGCATCGAGTTCCGCTACTTCTTCGTCCGCAAGACGATGTTCGTGAAGTACTCCTGCGGATTCATCACGCTGCCCGGCGGTTTCGGCACGCTGGACGAGCTGTTCGAGGCGCTCACCCTGGTCCAGACGCAGAAGGTCACCTCCTTTCCCGTGGTGCTGATGGGCACCGAGTACTGGGGCGGCCTCATCGACTGGATCAAGAACACGCTGCTGTCGTCGGGGAAGATCTCGGCGCAGGACCTGGATCTGATCCACGTCACCGACAGCGTCGAGGAGGCGGTCGGCATCATCATCGAGTCGGAGCGGCGGCGCAACGAGATCGGCGAGGAGGAGAAGGAGGCGGTGGCCGGCCACATGGTGGAGCCTCAATAG